One genomic window of Coleofasciculus sp. FACHB-1120 includes the following:
- a CDS encoding phenylpyruvate tautomerase MIF-related protein has protein sequence MPLIKVQTSVDSPDRGAVEGLLKSLSAKLAKHTGKPESYVMTAFEPSVAMTFGGTLDPVCYVEIKSVGSMSPSQTKAMSQDFCQQINEKLGVSTNRIYIEFADAKGSMWGWDGSTFG, from the coding sequence ATGCCGCTGATCAAAGTTCAAACTTCTGTTGATTCTCCCGATCGGGGTGCTGTCGAGGGATTGCTGAAAAGTCTTTCTGCTAAATTAGCGAAGCATACAGGCAAACCGGAATCTTATGTGATGACGGCTTTTGAGCCGAGTGTGGCGATGACATTTGGCGGAACTCTCGATCCCGTCTGCTACGTCGAAATTAAAAGTGTCGGTAGCATGAGTCCGTCGCAAACTAAGGCGATGAGCCAAGATTTTTGCCAGCAAATTAATGAGAAACTTGGTGTATCTACAAACCGGATTTACATTGAGTTTGCTGATGCGAAAGGTTCAATGTGGGGTTGGGATGGGTCAACATTTGGTTGA